A stretch of DNA from Streptomyces gobiensis:
CATCTGCTCCCCGATACTCGTGAACGTCTCCCGCGACCCCTCCGGCAACGACAACGCCCACTGCAACATCCGCACAGCCGTACCGTTCAGCCTCGGATGACGGATGATCTCATTCGGAACTTGAGTAAAGAAGCGCGCAGGCGCGATAACATGCCGAAGCATCCCAGGGTCTCCTCTAGTCGACCTTGGCGGTGAAGGCCCTCTTCGATGTTGGCAGCACCGTTGAGGGCCGCTTCACTTCTGTGAGCGAAGCGTGATGACCCGCTCACTCTAATCACATCACCGGCACCCCGGGCGAATCAGTCAAAACCGGTCAACTTCCGCCCATTAATGGGCGGTTCGCTTGGCAATCTCGATGAACGCGGACCAAGCGTCGGCAGAAAACACCAGCGCCGGGCCGCGTGGGTTCTTGCTGTCCCGAACCGGGACGGTGCCAGCAAAGTTGTCGGCGACCTCGACGCAGTTGCCGCCCTGGGTGTTGCTGTAGCTGGACTTGCGCCATTGTGCGGTGGTCATGTCTGGTCGGGGGGTTCGCATGGCTTGCAGTCCTCCATTGCCGATCGGATCCACGCGGCAGTCTCCTTGGGAGAAAGGGCGTACGCCCTCAGCGCATCGTAGGCGTGCCTGCGCTCCCGCACCGAGTCAGCGTCTTCGTAGAGGCGGCCAGCGTCAATGCCCTCCTCGTAAGCCACCGTAGTGTCGTCCGGCAGCGTGTGGAGCGTGAGCGAGCCGCCTAGCAGGCGGTGCTCACCATGGTTGTTCGGCAGAAGCTGCATCTTGGTCGTTGCGGTGTCCACTACCGGGAGCAAAGAGGCCAGTTGTTCACGCATGACCTCCGGACCGCCAACCATGCGCCGGATGGTTACCTCTTCCAGGATGGCCCACAGCCGAGGGGGGTCGTCGGACCGAAGCCGCTCCTGACGACTCATTCGTGCGGTCACCCGATCCTCAAGCTTCTCTTCCGAGGCATCGGGAGCACCGGCCCGTAGCAGCGCACGGGCATACGCCTCAGTCTGGAGCAGGCCGGGGACGACGTGTCCCGCGTACTCCTCTACGACCCTGGCCTCTGCCTCAAAGTCCATGTGACGGCGGTACTGGTCGGGATGCACCTCTCGCTTGACAGGTCCATACAACCGTGCGAAGTGGCCATCCGTGCCGAACGCCGCGTCCAGCGACTCAGAGAAGCCCGGCGGAGGCATCATCTGGGCTGTCTCAATGCGGTGTAGCTGGCTCTTGCTGTACCGAACGATCCCGGAGAGCCGGTCCAGCGACATATCGGTGTTGGTGCGGTAGCGCCGCATCTCGGCGCCGTAGAAGTGCCGGATAGAGCGGTCCGGTGTCAGTTCGCGTGGTCTCGCCGCCATGTGCAAGCCCCCTTGTTCCGAGCGGAGTCGTGGAACATCAGACCTCTATGAGTTTAGGCAGCGGAACGCAACTCTTGACGTACACACGGTAATTGCCGACCGGACGTACGGAGCACCCAATGACGCCAGATCACCAAAACACAGCTGTACAAGAAACCCGAGCAGCCCGGGACAGCCTGGGCGATGTGCTGGAACTCATCGGCGTTTCCCGATACATCGCCCAGCTCCAGGAGTCGGAGCTGGGCACGCCGCTGGTCCGCTTCGAGCCCCTGGACCGCGCGGCGGTCCGGGTGATCGCCAGCACGCTCACCCAGGGATGCATGAACGGCGCTCCCCAGCTCGGGGTCGCCATGTGGAGTGAGGGGATGCGGTGCGTGGGCGAGGTCATCGGCCGCAACGGGGCCACCGTGCGGCTCCGGGCCCTGGCTGACGGCCGCGAGTGGCGCAGCGCGCCGGACGATCTCCGGATCGCCCGGGTCCAGGAAGTGCACGCCGCCCTGAAGGTCCACCCCACGCAGTAAGCGCCCCGGCGGGTGCTGAAGACACCCCCGGGACATGGTCAACCAGAGAGAGAGCCAGTCGACATGCGCAACCTTATCGCCCGGATCGCCGCAAGGATGCTTACTCCCCGAACCCCGGGGCGGCATGCCCGGATCTCCCCCGCGACGCCGGACGTGATCGTGCCCCCACGTCCGCAGCATCCGCCACGCGTTCCCAAGCACAGCGAGCCGTTGGACGGTGACGCGGCCGCGATGGTCCGCCCGTACGTCGTCGCGCACGAAAGCGCACAACGGCGGCGGGATCGCGGTTTGTTCATCGCCCCGGGGGGACTCGATGACGTAGTGACGATCACTTGTTGAGGACTCAAGCATGACTGCCGCGTGTGACCATCAGGAACTCGAACGGCAAGGGAAGGACAAGGTCTGCAGGGGGTGCGGACAGGTCATCTACAGCGGACAGCTGACCTGAGCTGCCGTGGGTCGGCCGCCGTCCGCAGGCGGCGGCCACCGATGGATGGTTGAATCCCGGACAGAACAGTAGATCGAGGGCCCCTTAAGCTACTGACGCGTACCCACCGCGTAACGAATCCGCATCGGTATACCGTTCGGCCACCCGGTCGCGCTTTACTGTGCGCCACAGCAACCACGTCACTGGGAGATGCGAGCGAGATGGGCCGACACCGCCGACCAACCCGTGCCCACTACGCACGTGCCACGACGCTCAAGGCCGCTGCCGCCCTGAGCGTGGCGGGCAGCTTTGCCCTTGGCTTCCAGATGACGGCTGGCAGCAGCGACGAGGCCGCCCAGGCGCGTTCCGGGGCCGACTCGCAGCCGGACCAGCTGTCCGGCACCGAGCAAACCGCTGCGGACACGCCCAGCAGTCCGGGGCAGATCACCCCCACCGCCGCTGCGGAGCCGACGCTCCTGGAGGAGCGTACGGGCGACGACACCCGGACAAGCCGGGCCGAAGCGTACAGGCCGGGCACCAAATCCGCTCCCGATACCGCAGCGTCAGCTGCGCCCACCCGTGTAGCAAAACCGGCAACGTCGGACCCGGTGAAGTCCTCCTCGTCCGAGGAGACCACGCCGACCAAGGCGTCCACTTCTACGGAGCAGTCGAGCGAACCGCAGTCGGACGACAGCGAGGACGGCGGCCAGGACAAGGGACTGGTTGACGGTCTCGTCGACACCGTCGACAAGACCGTCGACGACGTGGCCGGTGGCCTGAGCGGCGGTCTGCTGGGCGGCTGACCGCTCAGGGGCCCCAGGTATGCGGGACCGGGGTGCACTGCACAGCGGCACCGGCGCCGAGCGAGTACCACTCGGTGATCTCGATGAGCTCGTTCGCCAGGGACGGCTTGCAGAGCATTGGCGCCACCGCGTCCTCTTCCTGCCGTAGCTCCTTCCAGGTCGTCTTCTCAGTAATCGGCGTGTGCGGCGCGCGGCAGCCGAAGTTGGTCATACCGTCGAACAGGGTGCCGCGCGTGCAGATCTTGATCTCTCCGCCGTCTTCGACGAATTCCGCCGGAGTGGGACCTTCGTTGGCGCTGGCGGCGGGAGCGGCGACGACCATCGCCCCTGCGGCGAGGACCGCTGATACACAAAGGGCGGGGAGACTGCGGAGACGCATGGTGTTCTTCTTCCTCTGGGGTCGCTGTCGTTGATGGATCGGACTACGTGCCCGTCCACGCAGACCGCCCAACGATCCGATGCTCTTTAAGACACGTCGTATGACAGACCTTCCATCCCTCATACGGGTGACACCCGCATCGTCGAGCTGCCCCCACCCGCCGGCCAGATCGTCGGAGTACTCCTCGGCTGCGATTCGGACGGCGTCAAGTGCCGTGCAGTCCGCGCTATAGGTACTGCGCGTATGAGTCCAACGCCCGCAGCACCTCGCCCTCCTCCGCCGATGGAAGCTGCACCACGACCTCCTCGATGCCCAGCTCCCGAAAGTGCGCCAGCTTCCCCGCTGATGGGGCCACATAGGCCGGGACGACCTCCGCCCGCGGCGCCACTTCACGCAGCCGGGGGATCGATTCGCGCAGGCTGCGCCCGCCGACCGGCATCCAGCCGTCCGCGTACTCGGCGATATGGGAGAAGAGCCTGGGACCTGCGGCGCCGCCGAGCAGGAGGCGGGGGCCGCGTGGGCGGGTTGGCTTGGGGTGGGCCTCGCTCGCCCGTACGGAGCCGAACTCACCCTTGTACGCGGTGGGTTCCTCCGCCCACAGCGCCCGCATCAGGGCCACCCGGTCACGTACGAGGTCTCGTCTGCGGGACCAGTCCACGCCGTGGTCGGCGGCCTCCTCCACGTTCCACCCGAAGCCGACGCCGAGCGTAAAGCGGCCGCCGGACATCCAGTCCAGCGTGGCGATCTGCTTGGCCAGCACGATGGGGTCATGCTGGGCGACCAGCGTGATCGCGGTGCCGAGGCCGATCCGCTCGGTCACCGCGGCCACCGCGCCCAGGGTGACGAAAGGATCCACGGTCCGGCCGTACTCGCGCGGCAGCGGATCGCCCATCGGGGCGGGGGTCTCCCGGCTGATGGGGATGTGCGTGTGCTCGGGCAGGTACAGGCCGTGGAAGCCGCGCTGTTCCAGCTCCTGAGCCAGCCGTACGGGGTGGATGGACTCATCGGTGAGCATGACGGCCGTAGAGATACGCATGCAGCGTTCCTTCCGTTCTCTTCGTTCCCTTTGTTGTCCTTCCCTGTTCTTACGTCAGGGTTCCGCTGCGTGTCTCGCAGCCGTACAACGGTGTCTTGTATGGACAGACGCGATGTGCTCAAGCTGTCGGCGGTTGCGGGGGCGGCGAGCGCGCTTACGCTCAGTACTGTGAGCTTCGCCCACGCAGCGGTGAGGACGGTCCGTGGCACGCTGCCCACCGGCGCCCCGGACTTCGTCTATCTGCCCATTGAGGTCCCGCGCGGGGTGCGCGAGATCGCGGTTTCGTACACCTACGACAAGCCCGAGGTCCCGCCGGGCACCCCGGGTAACGCCCTGGACATCGGCATCTTCGACGAACGCGGCACGGAGCTGCCGGGACGCGGCTTCCGGGGGTGGTCGGGCGGCTTCCGTACGGAGTTCACAGTGAGCGCGGAACGGGCCACACCCGGGTATCTGGCGGGGCCCATACGGGCCGGGACGTGGCATGTGGTGCTGGGGCCGTACACAGTGGCGCCGCAAGGCATGACGTACGAGGTCACCATCACCCTCCGGTACGGCAAGCAGGGCCGGACCCCGAAGCCGGTTTACCCACCGGAGCGGGCTGAGGGACGCGGGCGGGCTTGGTACCGGGGGGACTGCCATCTGCACACCGTCCACTCGGACGGCCAGCGTACGCCGGAGGAGGTCGCGGTCGCGGCCCGCGCGGCGGGGCTGGACTTCATCGCGACGACGGAGCACAACACAACATCGGGGCACGCCGCGTGGGATGGCCTCTGGGGCGACGATCTCCTGATCCTCTGCGGCGAGGAGGTAACCACACGCAACGGCCACTATCTGGCGCTGGGCACGGACCCGGGGGTGTTCGTGGACTGGCGGTACCGGGCCCGGGACGACGCGTACCGCCGCTATGTGCGGCGTATTCACCGAGGGGGCGGCCTGGTGGTGCCCGCGCACCCCAACTGCCCGTTCGTCGGCTGCCAGTGGAAGTTCGGGTACGAGGGCTCGGACGCGGTCGAGCTCTGGAACGGTCCATGGACGCCGGACGATGAGCTGACCCTGGCCGCCTGGGACAACATGCTGGTCGAGGAGCCGGGGCGATGGCTGCCCGCGCTGGGCAACAGCGACGCGCACCGCGAACCACAAGTGGTCGGCCTGCCCCAGACAGTGGTCTACGCGGAGGACTTGACCCGTTCCGCCATCCTCGACGCGATCCGGGCGGGCCGCAGCTACCTCACCCAGTCCTCGGCCCTCTCCCTCACCCTCACCGCGTCGGACGAGCACGGCAACCACGCCACCATCGGCGACCGACTGCACACCCGCCGCCCGGACGCCAGGGTGACCGTCCGCCTGGAGGCCACCGGCGCCCCAGCCAACGCCACGGCCCGGCTCCTGACCGACCAGGGCCAACTCCGCTCCGGCCCGGCAAGCACCCCGCTGGAGTGGCAGACAACCCCGTCGCTGGCAACGTACGTACGAGCCGAGATCCGCCACCCGGACGGCACTGGCGGCCTCCCGGGCGCAATGGCCGCGATGACGAACCCGGTCTGGCTCAGCTGACCGGCAACCACCGGCGGCCGGGGTGTCGTTCACCGGGCTGAGCAGACCGGTCACTGAGGCCGAGGCGGGCTTCCCGTTGGGGCTGAGTACACAGAGCGGCCCCATGGGCACGAATATTGTGGGAGGTCTCGTCGATCTGGGGAGGTGGGACATGGATCCCTCGCGCAGAACCGTCCTCGGTGCGGGACTGTTCTCGGTAGCCCTCACCATCCCCGGCTGGCCGGATGTGGTGGGCCGGGCAGAGGCGGTCCAGAGCGGCCGTACACGCCGTATCGGTGAGAGCGAAGTGGACACGGTCACCGCCATGACCGAGCGTATTTCTGAGCTCGACGATCAGTTCGGTGGGCGGCACGCTCGGCCGATGGCGGCGGCGTTCATGGTGAATACGGTGGCTGCGTATCTGCGGGCGGACGCACCGGAGAGCGTACGGAAGTCCATGCTGTCCGCCGCATCGGACCTGTGTTACCTAACCGGCTATATGGCCGTGGACGAGGGGCAACACGGGCTGGCCCAGCGCTACTACCTCAAGGCGCTGGAGCTTTCCGGCGCGGCAGAGGATTACCTCACCTACTGCACCACGCTACGCGGCATGAGCGTGCAGGCCGTCGACCTGGGACACGGGACGAAGTCCCTGGAACTGGCCAACGCCGCTGCCGCTGCCTCGCCGCAGGCGGGGCCGAGGATGCGGGCCTTCCTCACCGGACAGCAGGCACACGCGGCGGCTCAGACCGGCGACCGGCGCATGGCGCTGCGGTATATCCGTGAGGCCGAGACAGCGATGGACCGGGCGGAGTCCCGGGAGAAGGCGTTCGGCTCGTACGACCCGGCCGCGCTGAACTACCACATCAGCCAGGTGCGTTACGAGCTAGGCGATACAGGCGGAGCGGTCGCTGCCATGCAGCAATCCGACAAGGTTCGTGACAGCTTCTACCGGCGAACTCGCGTGAGGATGCGCGGTCTGCTGGCCGAACGCCAGCTGAGCGCGGGTCACCTGGAGGCGGGCTGTGCGACGTTTGACCTCGCCCTGGATGACTACCCACAGGTCCAGTCCGCGCGCGCCGACGACCGCATCCGTTCCGTACTCACCCTGCTCCGACCTCACCTGAACAACCGCACAGCCAAGGCCGTCTACGAACGAGCACGCGCCGTCACTCAGCATCGGCCGGTGGCTCCGGCCTGAACGGTCAGAGCGGGGCGTTGGACGCCAGGGTGACGGTCCGCTGACGTATTAGCGCGTGCTGACCGTTTCCGTGTCGCGGCCGGAGCGGAGGACCGTGCCGGGGGTGGCGCCCGTGACCTTGTCGTCGCGGATCGTCTCGGTGCCGTTGACCCAGACGCCGACGACACCGACCGCTTCGGAGTCCAGGCGGGGGCTGTCGCCCGGCAGGTCGTGGACCAGTTTTGCCGGGCCCGCGTCGATCCGGTCCGGGTCGAAGAGGACCAGGTCGGCGTGGTAGCCCTTGGCGATCCGGCCGCGCTCGCGGAGGCCGAAGAGGCGGGCGGGGTCGTCGGTGAGCATCTTCACGGCCTGTTCCAGGCCCACCAGTTTCCGGCCGCGCAGGCAGTCGCCCAGGAAGCGGGTGGTGTACGGGGCG
This window harbors:
- a CDS encoding DUF397 domain-containing protein, whose product is MTTAQWRKSSYSNTQGGNCVEVADNFAGTVPVRDSKNPRGPALVFSADAWSAFIEIAKRTAH
- a CDS encoding helix-turn-helix domain-containing protein, with amino-acid sequence MAARPRELTPDRSIRHFYGAEMRRYRTNTDMSLDRLSGIVRYSKSQLHRIETAQMMPPPGFSESLDAAFGTDGHFARLYGPVKREVHPDQYRRHMDFEAEARVVEEYAGHVVPGLLQTEAYARALLRAGAPDASEEKLEDRVTARMSRQERLRSDDPPRLWAILEEVTIRRMVGGPEVMREQLASLLPVVDTATTKMQLLPNNHGEHRLLGGSLTLHTLPDDTTVAYEEGIDAGRLYEDADSVRERRHAYDALRAYALSPKETAAWIRSAMEDCKPCEPPDQT
- a CDS encoding extensin, giving the protein MGRHRRPTRAHYARATTLKAAAALSVAGSFALGFQMTAGSSDEAAQARSGADSQPDQLSGTEQTAADTPSSPGQITPTAAAEPTLLEERTGDDTRTSRAEAYRPGTKSAPDTAASAAPTRVAKPATSDPVKSSSSEETTPTKASTSTEQSSEPQSDDSEDGGQDKGLVDGLVDTVDKTVDDVAGGLSGGLLGG
- a CDS encoding TIGR03619 family F420-dependent LLM class oxidoreductase; its protein translation is MRISTAVMLTDESIHPVRLAQELEQRGFHGLYLPEHTHIPISRETPAPMGDPLPREYGRTVDPFVTLGAVAAVTERIGLGTAITLVAQHDPIVLAKQIATLDWMSGGRFTLGVGFGWNVEEAADHGVDWSRRRDLVRDRVALMRALWAEEPTAYKGEFGSVRASEAHPKPTRPRGPRLLLGGAAGPRLFSHIAEYADGWMPVGGRSLRESIPRLREVAPRAEVVPAYVAPSAGKLAHFRELGIEEVVVQLPSAEEGEVLRALDSYAQYL
- a CDS encoding CehA/McbA family metallohydrolase, whose product is MDRRDVLKLSAVAGAASALTLSTVSFAHAAVRTVRGTLPTGAPDFVYLPIEVPRGVREIAVSYTYDKPEVPPGTPGNALDIGIFDERGTELPGRGFRGWSGGFRTEFTVSAERATPGYLAGPIRAGTWHVVLGPYTVAPQGMTYEVTITLRYGKQGRTPKPVYPPERAEGRGRAWYRGDCHLHTVHSDGQRTPEEVAVAARAAGLDFIATTEHNTTSGHAAWDGLWGDDLLILCGEEVTTRNGHYLALGTDPGVFVDWRYRARDDAYRRYVRRIHRGGGLVVPAHPNCPFVGCQWKFGYEGSDAVELWNGPWTPDDELTLAAWDNMLVEEPGRWLPALGNSDAHREPQVVGLPQTVVYAEDLTRSAILDAIRAGRSYLTQSSALSLTLTASDEHGNHATIGDRLHTRRPDARVTVRLEATGAPANATARLLTDQGQLRSGPASTPLEWQTTPSLATYVRAEIRHPDGTGGLPGAMAAMTNPVWLS
- a CDS encoding transcriptional regulator — encoded protein: MGTNIVGGLVDLGRWDMDPSRRTVLGAGLFSVALTIPGWPDVVGRAEAVQSGRTRRIGESEVDTVTAMTERISELDDQFGGRHARPMAAAFMVNTVAAYLRADAPESVRKSMLSAASDLCYLTGYMAVDEGQHGLAQRYYLKALELSGAAEDYLTYCTTLRGMSVQAVDLGHGTKSLELANAAAAASPQAGPRMRAFLTGQQAHAAAQTGDRRMALRYIREAETAMDRAESREKAFGSYDPAALNYHISQVRYELGDTGGAVAAMQQSDKVRDSFYRRTRVRMRGLLAERQLSAGHLEAGCATFDLALDDYPQVQSARADDRIRSVLTLLRPHLNNRTAKAVYERARAVTQHRPVAPA